From Juglans regia cultivar Chandler chromosome 8, Walnut 2.0, whole genome shotgun sequence, the proteins below share one genomic window:
- the LOC108981807 gene encoding uncharacterized protein LOC108981807 isoform X2, producing the protein MGFNSVYRCLQEIFPMVDSRLLRAVAIENSKDADQAALAVLRIRKQMDLLSQQQVIFTADVGPSLEPCPIACGDAKETDHSSGVLHADATPIVEALNESTVSDIYDANKVKNQPCGCTENDEVILLENAMLHGGKNYQKQFCGYTKGEDLISRGNAIKIELGMNPPGMTTPLINEKGAVKVIANDLDLDRKDFDFPMDDDSNMVVHGECQKEELCLDSSEVRKSVPMPVPTSIKEHTLLASGSSDVTFRQDYFDSEMNGVEDEPKPDTIVTHSDQECKIHLVEEIIVHAKNNKKELNGKQMKLSGSRDENEGSRAEVEASSMPGNKSAEESTKPSEPPKQDYIHVRARKDQATDSHSLAERVRRESERMKILQDLVPGCNEVTGKVVVLDETINYIQSLQRQVEFLSMKLGAVNSRMGMNPAIEGFPPKDKTLLSAMERVINMMREMEFQEKAAEQAKAEACRGGLDILVRVEEIKQMLAHAKEANNMHAGEVYGEKAILATEVRDLQSRLLSMSDERDGSLAILDEMHLTLEARVATAEELRKAAEQERIEKEESAQNALAVQEAIMEKVVQESKMLEDEAGENSRLREFLMDRGRIIDMLQGELSVICQDVRLLKEKFDNHVPLSQSFSSSQTSCILATTEREVYVKNEASDLVPEHRLASSGSSLKSVAAPVLVPKTISPTTSDDSLSVDSRIEKERARAEHQALLDEGWDFLDTDAELES; encoded by the exons ATGGGCTTCAACTCTGTTTATCGATGCTTGCAGGAAATATTTCCAATG GTTGATTCTCGCTTGCTGAGGGCTGTTGCTATTGAAAATTCCAAGGATGCTGACCAAGCTGCACTTGCTGTTCTTA GAATTAGGAAGCAGATGGACTTGTTGAGCCAGCAGCAAGTAATTTTCACAGCAGATGTGGGGCCCTCTTTAGAACCATGTCCAATAGCTTGTGGTGATGCCAAGGAGACTGACCATAGCTCTGGTGTTCTTCATGCTGATGCAACACCTATAGTTGAGGCGCTGAATGAATCTACAGTTTCAGATATTTATGAtgcaaataaagttaaaaatcaGCCATGTGGATGTACTGAAAATGATGAAGTGATTTTATTGGAAAATGCAATGTTGCATGGAGGAAAGAATTATCAGAAACAATTTTGTGGCTATACTAAGGGTGAGGATCTGATTTCTCGGGGAAATGCTATCAAAATTGAGTTAGGGATGAACCCCCCTGGCATGACCACACCTTTGATAAATGAAAAGGGTGCTGTCAAGGTCATTGCAAATGATCTGGATCTTGATAGGAAAGATTTTGACTTTCCTATGGATGATGACTCTAATATGGTTGTCCATGGAGAATGCCAGAAAGAAGAATTGTGCTTAGATAGCTCTGAGGTGAGAAAATCTGTGCCTATGCCGGTTCCAACATCTATCAAAGAACATACTCTGTTGGCTAGTGGTTCCTCTGATGTCACTTTCAGGCAAGACTATTTTGACAGTGAAATGAATGGTGTTGAGGATGAGCCAAAACCGGACACCATAGTTACCCATTCTGACCAAGAATGTAAAATTCATCTTGTTGAAGAGATCATTGTACATGCCAAAAATAACAAG AAGGAATTAAATGGTAAACAGATGAAACTATCTGGATCCCGAGATGAGAATGAAGGTTCAAGAGCTGAAGTGGAAGCTAGTTCAATGCCTGGCAACAAGTCAGCTGAAGAAAGCACTAAACCTTCTGAGCCACCCAAGCAAGACTATATTCATGTGAGAGCGAGAAAGGACCAAGCTACTGATAGCCATAGTCTAGCAGAGAGG GTAAGGAGGGAGAGTGAGAGGATGAAAATTCTCCAAGATTTGGTCCCTGGATGTAATGAG GTTACTGGAAAAGTCGTTGTCCTTGATGAGACAATTAATTACATCCAGTCGCTGCAACGCCAGGTTGAG TTCCTCTCGATGAAGCTTGGAGCAGTTAATTCAAGGATGGGTATGAACCCCGCTATTGAGGGCTTTCCTCCGAAAGAT AAAACCTTGCTTTCAGCCATGGAGAGAGTGATCAACATGATGAGAGAAATGGAATTCCAGGAGAAAGCTGCAGAGCAAGCCAAAGCGGAAGCTTGTCGGGGAGGGCTGGATATTCTGGTCAGGGtggaagaaataaaacaaatgttGGCACATGCAAAGGAAGCAAATAACATg CATGCAGGAGAAGTGTATGGAGAGAAGGCAATTTTAGCAACTGAAGTGAGGGACCTTCAATCTCGGCTGCTCAGCATGTCTGATGAAAGGGATGGATCCCTTGCAATACTTGACgag ATGCACCTAACTCTAGAGGCACGAGTAGCCACAGCAGAAGAGTTGAGGAAAGCAGCTGAGCAGGAAAGGATAGAAAAAGAAGAGTCCGCTCAAAATGCTCTTGCCGTACAAGAAGCAATCATGGAGAAGGTCGTTCAGGAGTCAAAGATGCTAGAAGATGAGGCAGGGGAGAATTCCAGG TTACGGGAGTTTCTGATGGACCGAGGTCGAATTATCGATATGCTGCA AGGAGAGCTTTCCGTCATATGTCAGGATGTGAGGCTGCTGAAAGAGAAGTTTGATAACCATGTTCCATTAAGCCAATCATTTTCCTCTAGCCAGACTAGTTGCATCTTAGCTACTACTGAAAGAGAAGTTTATGTGAAAAACGAGGCATCTGATCTGGTTCCTGAGCACAGGTTAGCTTCCTCAGGCTCTTCCCTCAAAAGCGTGGCGGCGCCTGTTTTGGTTCCTAAGACAATTAGCCCGACAACCTCCGATGACAGCCTATCAGTGGACAGCAGAATTGAAAAGGAAAGAGCTAGAGCTGAACACCAAGCTCTTTTGGATGAAGGGTGGGATTTCTTGGACACAGATGCAGAATTGGAGAGCTAA
- the LOC108981807 gene encoding uncharacterized protein LOC108981807 isoform X1: MGFNSVYRCLQEIFPMVDSRLLRAVAIENSKDADQAALAVLSEIIPYFSLHSIGPSNPPENDNGIRKQMDLLSQQQVIFTADVGPSLEPCPIACGDAKETDHSSGVLHADATPIVEALNESTVSDIYDANKVKNQPCGCTENDEVILLENAMLHGGKNYQKQFCGYTKGEDLISRGNAIKIELGMNPPGMTTPLINEKGAVKVIANDLDLDRKDFDFPMDDDSNMVVHGECQKEELCLDSSEVRKSVPMPVPTSIKEHTLLASGSSDVTFRQDYFDSEMNGVEDEPKPDTIVTHSDQECKIHLVEEIIVHAKNNKKELNGKQMKLSGSRDENEGSRAEVEASSMPGNKSAEESTKPSEPPKQDYIHVRARKDQATDSHSLAERVRRESERMKILQDLVPGCNEVTGKVVVLDETINYIQSLQRQVEFLSMKLGAVNSRMGMNPAIEGFPPKDKTLLSAMERVINMMREMEFQEKAAEQAKAEACRGGLDILVRVEEIKQMLAHAKEANNMHAGEVYGEKAILATEVRDLQSRLLSMSDERDGSLAILDEMHLTLEARVATAEELRKAAEQERIEKEESAQNALAVQEAIMEKVVQESKMLEDEAGENSRLREFLMDRGRIIDMLQGELSVICQDVRLLKEKFDNHVPLSQSFSSSQTSCILATTEREVYVKNEASDLVPEHRLASSGSSLKSVAAPVLVPKTISPTTSDDSLSVDSRIEKERARAEHQALLDEGWDFLDTDAELES; the protein is encoded by the exons ATGGGCTTCAACTCTGTTTATCGATGCTTGCAGGAAATATTTCCAATG GTTGATTCTCGCTTGCTGAGGGCTGTTGCTATTGAAAATTCCAAGGATGCTGACCAAGCTGCACTTGCTGTTCTTAGTGAGATTATCCCTTATTTTTCCCTTCATTCCATTGGTCCTTCTAATCCTCCTGAGAATGATAAtg GAATTAGGAAGCAGATGGACTTGTTGAGCCAGCAGCAAGTAATTTTCACAGCAGATGTGGGGCCCTCTTTAGAACCATGTCCAATAGCTTGTGGTGATGCCAAGGAGACTGACCATAGCTCTGGTGTTCTTCATGCTGATGCAACACCTATAGTTGAGGCGCTGAATGAATCTACAGTTTCAGATATTTATGAtgcaaataaagttaaaaatcaGCCATGTGGATGTACTGAAAATGATGAAGTGATTTTATTGGAAAATGCAATGTTGCATGGAGGAAAGAATTATCAGAAACAATTTTGTGGCTATACTAAGGGTGAGGATCTGATTTCTCGGGGAAATGCTATCAAAATTGAGTTAGGGATGAACCCCCCTGGCATGACCACACCTTTGATAAATGAAAAGGGTGCTGTCAAGGTCATTGCAAATGATCTGGATCTTGATAGGAAAGATTTTGACTTTCCTATGGATGATGACTCTAATATGGTTGTCCATGGAGAATGCCAGAAAGAAGAATTGTGCTTAGATAGCTCTGAGGTGAGAAAATCTGTGCCTATGCCGGTTCCAACATCTATCAAAGAACATACTCTGTTGGCTAGTGGTTCCTCTGATGTCACTTTCAGGCAAGACTATTTTGACAGTGAAATGAATGGTGTTGAGGATGAGCCAAAACCGGACACCATAGTTACCCATTCTGACCAAGAATGTAAAATTCATCTTGTTGAAGAGATCATTGTACATGCCAAAAATAACAAG AAGGAATTAAATGGTAAACAGATGAAACTATCTGGATCCCGAGATGAGAATGAAGGTTCAAGAGCTGAAGTGGAAGCTAGTTCAATGCCTGGCAACAAGTCAGCTGAAGAAAGCACTAAACCTTCTGAGCCACCCAAGCAAGACTATATTCATGTGAGAGCGAGAAAGGACCAAGCTACTGATAGCCATAGTCTAGCAGAGAGG GTAAGGAGGGAGAGTGAGAGGATGAAAATTCTCCAAGATTTGGTCCCTGGATGTAATGAG GTTACTGGAAAAGTCGTTGTCCTTGATGAGACAATTAATTACATCCAGTCGCTGCAACGCCAGGTTGAG TTCCTCTCGATGAAGCTTGGAGCAGTTAATTCAAGGATGGGTATGAACCCCGCTATTGAGGGCTTTCCTCCGAAAGAT AAAACCTTGCTTTCAGCCATGGAGAGAGTGATCAACATGATGAGAGAAATGGAATTCCAGGAGAAAGCTGCAGAGCAAGCCAAAGCGGAAGCTTGTCGGGGAGGGCTGGATATTCTGGTCAGGGtggaagaaataaaacaaatgttGGCACATGCAAAGGAAGCAAATAACATg CATGCAGGAGAAGTGTATGGAGAGAAGGCAATTTTAGCAACTGAAGTGAGGGACCTTCAATCTCGGCTGCTCAGCATGTCTGATGAAAGGGATGGATCCCTTGCAATACTTGACgag ATGCACCTAACTCTAGAGGCACGAGTAGCCACAGCAGAAGAGTTGAGGAAAGCAGCTGAGCAGGAAAGGATAGAAAAAGAAGAGTCCGCTCAAAATGCTCTTGCCGTACAAGAAGCAATCATGGAGAAGGTCGTTCAGGAGTCAAAGATGCTAGAAGATGAGGCAGGGGAGAATTCCAGG TTACGGGAGTTTCTGATGGACCGAGGTCGAATTATCGATATGCTGCA AGGAGAGCTTTCCGTCATATGTCAGGATGTGAGGCTGCTGAAAGAGAAGTTTGATAACCATGTTCCATTAAGCCAATCATTTTCCTCTAGCCAGACTAGTTGCATCTTAGCTACTACTGAAAGAGAAGTTTATGTGAAAAACGAGGCATCTGATCTGGTTCCTGAGCACAGGTTAGCTTCCTCAGGCTCTTCCCTCAAAAGCGTGGCGGCGCCTGTTTTGGTTCCTAAGACAATTAGCCCGACAACCTCCGATGACAGCCTATCAGTGGACAGCAGAATTGAAAAGGAAAGAGCTAGAGCTGAACACCAAGCTCTTTTGGATGAAGGGTGGGATTTCTTGGACACAGATGCAGAATTGGAGAGCTAA